A stretch of the Leptospiraceae bacterium genome encodes the following:
- a CDS encoding response regulator: MNENVKIPRYPVLIVEDKKENQVLLQSICNQLGISTETASNGQIALDLINTRKFSIFIVDLMLPVMDGKTFIEKLKVIDPHAVVIIQSALDASDTIIEVMRLGVFDYAVKPIDIDLFRHTMSKALEYKYLKDLEAELTLNESIKLRGQLEWLNYKETLRVTGKDSYQKNSIFNLTTSLSQGGGVGVTISLLDMLKMDMVENGDTYIVNKEVLDTLYENNEYSRRVLQGLATVVELMEQSFNFADCAASVVIKDFPQYLKEIVPFMNNKDISIAFPSIHSNCKIEIDLEKMRLVFEELLINAYKYSVRSSRIDIFAHVTGTYFCITFKNEIDEFSYGGIPPEKEKLVLEPFFRIHPPVEDILAVEKFSLGLGLTVVDFIINKHNGMFFIHNAVDHTGKRRTNCVLAEIFLPIKLERS; this comes from the coding sequence ATGAACGAAAACGTCAAAATTCCGCGATACCCAGTTCTCATTGTAGAAGATAAAAAGGAAAATCAAGTTCTATTGCAAAGTATTTGTAATCAGCTTGGTATTTCGACAGAAACAGCGAGTAATGGTCAAATTGCTTTAGACTTAATTAATACTCGAAAATTTTCCATTTTTATCGTAGACTTAATGTTACCGGTAATGGATGGAAAGACTTTTATTGAGAAATTAAAGGTAATTGACCCACATGCAGTGGTAATCATTCAATCTGCACTCGATGCATCGGATACTATAATCGAAGTGATGCGGCTTGGTGTATTTGATTATGCAGTAAAACCAATTGATATTGATTTGTTTAGACATACGATGTCCAAAGCATTGGAATACAAATACCTAAAAGACCTAGAAGCGGAATTAACTTTAAATGAAAGTATTAAACTGCGCGGTCAATTAGAATGGCTCAATTATAAAGAAACACTTCGGGTAACAGGAAAAGATTCCTACCAAAAAAATTCCATTTTTAATCTAACTACTTCTTTGTCTCAAGGAGGAGGAGTTGGCGTAACTATTTCCTTACTCGATATGTTGAAAATGGATATGGTTGAAAATGGTGACACCTACATTGTAAACAAAGAAGTTCTTGATACCTTGTATGAAAACAATGAATACAGTCGAAGAGTTTTACAAGGACTTGCCACAGTCGTCGAGCTAATGGAGCAGTCATTTAATTTTGCTGATTGTGCTGCTAGTGTGGTTATTAAGGATTTTCCCCAATACTTAAAGGAAATTGTTCCTTTTATGAATAATAAAGATATATCTATTGCATTTCCATCGATTCATTCAAATTGTAAAATCGAGATTGACTTGGAGAAAATGAGACTGGTCTTTGAAGAGCTTTTAATCAATGCATATAAATACTCGGTGCGCTCGAGTAGAATTGATATTTTTGCTCATGTTACAGGAACCTATTTTTGTATTACTTTTAAAAATGAGATTGATGAATTTTCTTATGGAGGAATTCCTCCGGAGAAAGAAAAGTTAGTTCTAGAACCATTTTTTCGAATTCACCCACCGGTAGAAGATATTCTTGCCGTTGAAAAATTTAGTCTAGGTCTTGGGTTAACGGTTGTCGATTTTATAATTAATAAACACAATGGAATGTTTTTTATCCATAACGCCGTGGATCACACAGGAAAGCGACGCACGAATTGCGTGCTTGCTGAGATTTTTTTACCAATTAAATTAGAGAGGAGTTAA
- a CDS encoding chemotaxis protein CheA, whose product MNADLEEVKELFISESSEILQKMESILLFLELNPVTDDKIHELFRSIHTIKGSAGIFGYEETVNFTHVVESLLDKVREKEIPLDKPLISLLLDCRDHISDLIEYAANDRKLEESMILIQNDLLAKLNSFFSVSKNDLQDSKLGPIASQESTLPNSIQIGTDVKHWHISLRFKPDTYRDGLEPFSVLKYLNRDGEILNLITLTSLIPDLNLIEPESCYTGFEIEYKSDKDVSFILQAFEFVEYDCAINILPPDRSLQDLLDFFKNSEFKTSKLLRILLNMATISKEELKLLNRWKRKQNVPSTIGANIDIAPEEYQAIQPQLPKQEINAEEELKEERIIKPAKDVVGSRESKIIRIDSGKLDHLINLVGELVIGGANINQLSQKRNDPELSESAYFMNHLISEIRETALKIRMVQIGETFNRFQRTVREIGHELGKEIQLTISGGDTELDKTVVEKINDPLMHLIRNAIDHGIESKEERVAKGKPAGGQLLLNAFHETGSIVIEVKDDGKGLNRDKILSKAIEKGIVSPDKQYSDAEIYRMIFKAGFSTADKITNISGRGVGLDVVEKNIDALRGSVQVFTEKDNGTTFKVRFPLTLAIIDGFLFRVGHSFYVVPLDLVVECLEYKEEVIGNNSGKNYINLRGEVLPFLRLSEFFQTKEEENSRKNILVIQYAGKHVGLLIGTLHGEIQTVIKPLGKVFEKLRGISGSTILGSGEVGLIIDIPSLFKRVEEMERASVTSNGYNVKSI is encoded by the coding sequence ATGAATGCAGATTTAGAAGAAGTAAAAGAATTATTTATCTCTGAATCAAGTGAGATTCTTCAAAAAATGGAAAGCATTCTATTGTTTTTAGAATTGAATCCCGTAACCGATGATAAAATTCACGAATTATTTCGATCTATTCATACTATCAAAGGCTCCGCCGGAATTTTCGGTTATGAGGAAACTGTTAATTTTACCCATGTGGTGGAAAGCTTGCTCGATAAAGTGAGAGAAAAGGAAATTCCTCTTGATAAGCCACTCATTTCCCTTTTGCTAGATTGTAGAGATCATATTTCTGATTTGATTGAATATGCGGCTAATGACCGTAAACTTGAAGAGAGTATGATTCTGATCCAAAACGATCTTCTTGCGAAGTTAAATTCCTTTTTTTCTGTTTCCAAAAATGATTTGCAGGATTCCAAGTTAGGACCAATTGCTAGCCAGGAATCTACTTTACCGAATTCAATTCAGATTGGAACCGATGTAAAGCATTGGCATATTTCGCTTAGATTTAAGCCGGATACATATCGCGATGGACTTGAACCATTTTCGGTTTTAAAGTATTTGAATCGCGATGGTGAAATTCTAAACCTAATTACTCTTACTTCTCTAATTCCGGATTTGAATTTAATAGAGCCAGAAAGTTGTTATACCGGTTTTGAAATTGAATATAAATCAGATAAAGACGTGAGTTTTATTCTGCAGGCTTTTGAATTTGTTGAATATGATTGCGCTATAAATATTTTACCTCCTGATCGCTCTTTGCAGGATCTGTTAGATTTTTTTAAAAATTCTGAATTTAAAACTTCAAAGCTTTTAAGAATTCTATTAAACATGGCAACTATTTCTAAAGAGGAATTGAAACTTTTAAATCGATGGAAACGCAAGCAAAATGTTCCGTCTACCATTGGGGCAAATATCGATATTGCGCCAGAAGAGTATCAAGCAATTCAACCTCAATTACCAAAACAAGAAATCAATGCAGAGGAAGAATTAAAAGAAGAACGAATTATTAAGCCAGCGAAGGATGTTGTTGGGTCGCGCGAAAGCAAGATTATCCGCATTGATTCCGGTAAGCTAGATCATCTGATAAATCTAGTTGGAGAATTAGTAATTGGTGGTGCGAATATAAATCAATTGTCGCAAAAAAGGAACGATCCAGAATTATCTGAGTCAGCTTACTTTATGAATCATTTAATTAGCGAGATTAGAGAAACTGCACTTAAAATAAGAATGGTTCAAATAGGTGAAACATTTAACAGATTTCAACGAACTGTTCGAGAAATTGGTCATGAGCTAGGAAAGGAAATTCAGCTTACAATTTCTGGTGGCGATACGGAATTGGATAAAACTGTTGTTGAAAAAATAAATGACCCGCTCATGCATTTAATTCGAAATGCGATTGATCATGGAATTGAATCAAAAGAAGAAAGAGTGGCTAAGGGCAAACCGGCTGGCGGACAATTGCTATTAAACGCTTTTCATGAAACAGGAAGCATTGTTATTGAAGTAAAGGATGATGGAAAAGGTCTTAATCGCGATAAAATTTTAAGCAAAGCAATTGAAAAAGGAATAGTTTCGCCCGATAAACAATACTCTGATGCTGAAATTTATAGAATGATCTTTAAAGCAGGATTTTCGACCGCTGATAAGATTACGAATATTTCAGGCAGAGGTGTTGGGCTTGATGTAGTAGAGAAAAATATTGATGCACTGCGTGGCAGTGTTCAGGTTTTCACTGAAAAGGATAATGGAACGACTTTTAAAGTTCGTTTTCCACTAACGCTTGCAATCATTGATGGGTTTTTATTTCGAGTTGGTCATTCTTTCTATGTTGTGCCTCTTGATTTAGTCGTAGAATGCTTGGAATATAAAGAAGAAGTTATCGGAAACAATTCGGGGAAAAATTATATTAACCTCCGCGGGGAAGTATTACCATTCCTTCGTCTAAGTGAGTTCTTTCAAACAAAAGAAGAAGAAAATTCCAGAAAGAATATCTTAGTAATTCAATATGCGGGTAAACATGTTGGACTCTTAATTGGAACACTTCATGGAGAAATACAGACTGTTATTAAGCCACTCGGAAAAGTTTTTGAAAAACTCAGAGGAATAAGTGGATCTACAATTCTAGGAAGTGGTGAAGTGGGTTTAATCATTGATATTCCTTCTTTGTTTAAACGGGTAGAAGAAATGGAGAGAGCTAGTGTTACTTCAAATGGTTATAATGTTAAAAGTATTTAG
- a CDS encoding response regulator, producing MSKKILIIDDSAVFRKVVSMNLKHAGYEVVEAIDGMDALSKLSTAKPNLIVCDVNMPNMDGLTFVSKVRADEDNRFIPIIMLTTESQEEKKRKGMEAGAKAWLVKPFAPEQLLSAISKLIP from the coding sequence TTGTCTAAGAAAATTTTAATTATAGATGACTCTGCTGTATTTCGCAAAGTTGTCTCAATGAACTTAAAACATGCTGGATATGAGGTTGTAGAAGCGATAGACGGAATGGATGCACTTAGTAAACTTTCTACCGCAAAACCAAATCTGATAGTATGTGATGTCAATATGCCAAATATGGATGGGCTTACATTTGTATCTAAAGTTAGAGCGGATGAGGATAATCGATTTATACCCATCATTATGCTGACCACCGAATCACAAGAAGAGAAGAAGAGAAAAGGAATGGAAGCTGGTGCAAAAGCATGGCTAGTAAAACCATTTGCACCGGAGCAGTTGCTTTCTGCCATTTCTAAACTAATTCCATAG
- a CDS encoding PAS domain S-box protein → MNSEEQLLIFNSILISTPSIVYTYDVENSRIHFLNDGIYDQLGFPKSEIKTMHLDEFLGKMPSSDQHRYKSHIEAVLLGREKKFTAFDYRLQKRNGDWKWFSDTIFQLKTETPANKTLVGYATDISNIRKKEERYQWEEIRLKAILENTREYYIFLNTEFIIQSLNKNAQDFLFNAYRRSIFEGYSILEFLPLETTSVFTEKFNYALNGVPIHYESQFIDEKKEVKWYQFSYIPVRDKKDRITNVCFIFVDMTEIRRTNQSLVELNRSLEFRVSERTKELEAEVAHRIDTENRLRVALEKEKELNELKSKFIALVSHEFKTPMTTILMSTQMLEEYRDIHTVGDREKHYNRIKEATLSLNRLMEGVLSISRSESSLIDFKPALINVRKFLSGLITNFESNHPANKFELFIPPNDEIFFNLDSNLLTHILENLLSNAVKYSSNRDAIFLEVLFLDEQIEFIVKNKGEEIPEEDRDHIFETFYRGKNVENISGTGLGLSVVKNFVALHKGTVSFKSSPEEGTEFHIRIPTI, encoded by the coding sequence ATGAATTCAGAAGAGCAACTTTTAATTTTTAATTCAATTTTAATTTCTACTCCAAGCATAGTTTATACTTACGATGTTGAAAATTCCAGAATTCATTTTTTAAATGATGGAATATATGATCAATTGGGATTTCCGAAGAGCGAAATCAAAACAATGCATTTAGATGAGTTTCTAGGGAAAATGCCTTCGTCTGATCAGCATAGATACAAGTCTCATATTGAAGCAGTCTTATTGGGAAGAGAAAAAAAATTTACAGCGTTCGACTATAGGCTACAGAAAAGAAACGGTGATTGGAAATGGTTTAGCGACACAATCTTTCAACTAAAAACAGAGACTCCGGCTAACAAAACATTAGTCGGATATGCTACCGACATTAGTAATATACGTAAGAAAGAAGAAAGATACCAATGGGAAGAAATTCGACTCAAAGCAATTTTAGAAAATACAAGAGAGTATTACATTTTCTTGAACACAGAATTTATAATTCAGTCTTTGAATAAAAATGCGCAAGATTTTCTTTTTAATGCTTATCGTCGAAGTATTTTTGAAGGATATTCAATTTTAGAGTTTTTACCATTAGAGACTACTTCGGTCTTTACGGAAAAATTCAATTATGCGCTCAATGGTGTTCCCATTCATTATGAATCGCAATTTATCGATGAGAAAAAGGAAGTAAAGTGGTATCAGTTTAGTTACATACCCGTTCGAGATAAGAAAGACCGGATAACCAATGTTTGCTTCATCTTTGTGGATATGACAGAAATTCGTAGAACCAACCAGAGCCTCGTTGAATTAAACCGTAGCCTGGAGTTTAGAGTAAGTGAGCGCACAAAGGAATTGGAAGCAGAGGTTGCTCATAGAATAGATACTGAAAACCGTCTAAGGGTTGCACTTGAAAAAGAGAAGGAGCTAAACGAATTAAAATCAAAATTTATCGCACTTGTGTCTCATGAGTTCAAAACACCAATGACTACTATTTTGATGTCAACGCAAATGCTAGAAGAGTATCGAGATATTCATACGGTAGGAGATAGAGAAAAACACTACAATAGAATTAAAGAAGCGACTCTGAGTTTGAATCGATTGATGGAAGGGGTTCTCAGTATTAGCCGCTCTGAGTCATCTCTTATAGATTTTAAACCTGCACTAATCAATGTAAGGAAGTTTTTATCCGGCTTAATTACAAACTTTGAATCGAATCATCCAGCGAATAAATTTGAACTATTTATACCGCCTAACGATGAAATCTTTTTTAATCTGGATTCCAATTTACTTACCCATATACTTGAAAATTTGCTCAGCAATGCAGTAAAATACTCATCAAATAGGGATGCAATTTTTTTAGAAGTATTATTTTTAGATGAACAAATAGAATTTATAGTGAAAAACAAAGGCGAAGAAATTCCCGAAGAAGACCGAGACCATATATTTGAAACTTTTTATAGAGGTAAGAATGTAGAGAATATTTCAGGAACCGGTTTGGGTTTGAGCGTGGTTAAAAATTTTGTGGCTTTGCATAAAGGCACTGTAAGTTTTAAGAGCTCACCAGAAGAAGGAACGGAATTTCACATTAGAATTCCAACGATATAA
- a CDS encoding STAS domain-containing protein, which yields MSLEVKIQNLSNHCRVSLIGKCTIYNVVKLRQSLLEVINSNQNILVDLEKVNDFDTAGVQIFIAAKNTTKQTQKKIKFISHPTCVIAILDLYGLVGFFGDKIVLTAEERKEFPFRYGIKKQSMSGN from the coding sequence ATGAGCTTAGAGGTAAAAATCCAAAATCTTTCAAACCATTGCAGGGTTTCATTAATTGGGAAATGCACGATTTATAACGTTGTAAAATTAAGGCAGTCACTTTTAGAAGTAATAAACAGTAATCAAAACATTCTAGTTGATCTCGAAAAAGTAAATGATTTTGATACGGCTGGCGTGCAGATTTTTATTGCAGCAAAGAATACCACCAAGCAGACTCAAAAAAAAATTAAGTTTATTTCTCATCCAACCTGCGTAATTGCAATTCTTGATTTGTATGGTCTTGTTGGTTTTTTTGGAGATAAAATAGTATTAACCGCAGAAGAGCGAAAAGAATTTCCTTTTCGGTATGGAATTAAAAAGCAAAGTATGAGTGGAAATTAA
- a CDS encoding response regulator, translated as METILIIEDDELIRENLIELFTNEGYLTLAAENGKIGLELAIKRIPDMILSDIMMPEMDGFQVYKSIRSEPLLSVIPFIFLSALSDKLNIRSGMELGADDYITKPFLNSELIQAVKNRIEKSRASKKAMEELKLNLIRSVPHEFLTPLNSILGFSQLLIDGCHEKGGIPIEDVLEFSGYIHSAGNKLLRITRNYVLFTELTTAHNSRKLQSRLEEDVYFDVEKTLPDFIMEIARRESFERNLEIQFEKANLSISAKSLKKILEELVDNAIKFSGMQSLVTIKGFRESNFYRIIIEDKGKGMSFQEIQRVEAFTQFNRSTVEQSGLGLGLSLVQMLLDLNQGEFWIESEKGKGTRANIRVGLFESM; from the coding sequence ATGGAGACAATACTAATTATTGAGGACGATGAACTAATCAGAGAGAATCTAATTGAACTTTTTACAAATGAGGGATATTTAACATTAGCCGCAGAGAATGGAAAAATTGGCTTGGAATTGGCTATAAAGAGGATTCCAGACATGATTTTATCTGATATCATGATGCCCGAAATGGATGGATTTCAAGTTTATAAAAGCATCCGGTCTGAACCATTGTTATCCGTTATCCCCTTTATTTTTCTTTCCGCCCTTTCGGATAAGTTGAATATTCGCTCCGGCATGGAACTCGGAGCAGATGACTATATCACTAAACCATTTTTAAATTCCGAATTGATCCAGGCAGTAAAGAATCGAATTGAAAAGAGTCGTGCCTCTAAAAAAGCTATGGAAGAATTAAAGTTAAACTTGATTCGTTCTGTGCCTCACGAATTCTTAACACCATTGAATTCGATTTTAGGTTTCTCCCAATTACTCATTGATGGTTGTCATGAAAAAGGAGGAATACCTATAGAGGACGTATTAGAGTTCAGCGGTTATATTCATTCTGCCGGAAACAAACTTTTGCGGATAACTCGTAATTATGTGTTATTCACAGAGCTAACGACTGCGCATAATAGCAGAAAACTTCAAAGCCGTTTGGAGGAAGATGTATACTTCGATGTTGAAAAGACTTTACCTGATTTTATAATGGAGATTGCTAGGCGAGAAAGTTTCGAAAGAAATTTGGAAATACAGTTTGAAAAAGCAAATCTTTCCATTTCAGCAAAAAGTTTGAAGAAAATTTTGGAAGAACTCGTTGATAATGCGATAAAATTTTCTGGAATGCAATCCTTAGTAACAATAAAAGGATTTCGGGAAAGTAATTTTTACAGAATAATCATCGAGGATAAAGGAAAAGGAATGAGCTTTCAAGAAATCCAAAGAGTGGAAGCGTTTACTCAATTCAATAGGTCAACAGTGGAACAATCTGGACTTGGTCTTGGACTCTCCTTAGTTCAAATGTTACTTGATCTAAATCAAGGCGAATTTTGGATTGAGTCTGAAAAGGGTAAGGGAACGAGGGCGAATATACGTGTTGGTTTGTTTGAATCAATGTAG
- a CDS encoding Smr/MutS family protein, translated as MKEIYIRKMRYEEARYKLERELQDAFMEGETLVQVVHGIGEGKLKQLTLDIVGNYDFLRVINTESFIAPNPGVTKLEIMGLDKQDLKRYKK; from the coding sequence ATGAAAGAAATCTACATTCGAAAAATGCGTTATGAAGAAGCAAGATATAAACTAGAAAGAGAACTACAAGATGCCTTCATGGAAGGAGAAACATTAGTGCAGGTTGTTCATGGAATTGGGGAAGGAAAGCTCAAGCAACTGACACTTGACATTGTTGGCAATTATGATTTTTTGCGTGTAATTAACACTGAGAGTTTTATTGCTCCCAATCCGGGAGTAACGAAATTAGAAATCATGGGACTAGATAAGCAGGATTTAAAAAGATACAAAAAATGA